From the Paenibacillus sp. FSL H8-0548 genome, one window contains:
- a CDS encoding sulfate ABC transporter substrate-binding protein yields the protein MKINRATSQRSLSLLLAVVMLLIAAGCGKAEQQGGNAAGSTVQDGDVTLVIGAYSVVKDAFADLLPAFQTYWLQETGQKVTFQESYEASGTQARAISGGFEADVAILAMEGDLDKIADAGFITHDWKAQSNGGMITNSIVVLGTRKGNPLDIKDWDDLTRKGVKVLYPNPKTSGGAQWDINAIYGAGLKLAEDKNGTKDSDYAKNFLKAVHANVESLDKSGRASMAAFEYGVGDVIVTYENELLARIKKGVDYDIVIPRSTILIENPAAIVDKNADKHGTRKVAEAFIAFLHNEESQRLFVEHGFRAVDEKVAADTKDRYTVPEELFDITYLGGWAEVRKNLYSKRGIWYQVLADI from the coding sequence ATGAAAATCAATCGAGCAACAAGTCAGCGCAGCCTCTCACTGCTGCTTGCTGTAGTTATGCTGCTAATAGCGGCAGGCTGTGGCAAGGCTGAGCAGCAAGGCGGCAATGCAGCTGGGTCTACCGTTCAAGACGGCGATGTAACACTTGTCATCGGTGCGTATTCGGTAGTAAAGGATGCTTTTGCAGATCTGCTGCCTGCATTCCAAACGTATTGGCTGCAGGAGACGGGGCAGAAGGTAACCTTCCAAGAATCCTATGAGGCTTCGGGAACGCAGGCGCGTGCCATTTCCGGCGGCTTCGAGGCCGATGTTGCCATTCTTGCTATGGAAGGCGATTTGGACAAAATAGCCGATGCCGGCTTCATTACGCATGATTGGAAAGCTCAAAGCAATGGCGGGATGATTACGAACTCAATCGTCGTGCTCGGCACTCGCAAAGGCAATCCGCTAGATATTAAGGATTGGGATGACCTGACGCGGAAGGGCGTGAAGGTGCTTTATCCGAATCCGAAGACATCTGGTGGAGCGCAGTGGGATATCAATGCTATTTATGGGGCTGGGCTGAAGCTGGCGGAGGACAAGAACGGAACGAAGGACTCGGACTATGCCAAAAACTTCTTAAAGGCGGTTCATGCTAACGTGGAGTCGCTCGACAAGAGCGGGCGCGCATCGATGGCTGCGTTCGAATACGGTGTAGGCGATGTGATCGTTACGTATGAGAATGAGCTGCTCGCTCGTATTAAGAAAGGCGTCGATTATGATATCGTCATTCCGAGGAGTACGATTCTTATCGAGAATCCAGCTGCAATCGTCGACAAAAATGCAGATAAGCACGGTACCCGCAAGGTAGCCGAGGCATTCATTGCCTTCCTGCATAACGAAGAATCACAGCGTCTCTTCGTTGAGCATGGTTTCCGTGCTGTGGACGAGAAGGTTGCTGCTGATACGAAGGATCGTTATACCGTACCTGAGGAGCTGTTCGACATTACGTATTTAGGCGGATGGGCTGAGGTTAGGAAAAATCTCTATTCAAAGCGGGGCATTTGGTATCAGGTGCTGGCTGATATTTAG
- a CDS encoding DUF420 domain-containing protein has translation MKEKNVGPFIAILSFVLVAIITVLFFLPAYDGEIGFDVTILPLLNAIFNCFTFIALVVALVSILKKNVRLHRMFIGAAFTSTTLFLISYVSYHYLTESTKYGGEGALRSIYFFVLLTHIVLAIVVVPLALLSVVRGLQMKLDKHRKIARWTMPIWLYVSFTGVVVYLMISPYY, from the coding sequence TTGAAGGAAAAAAATGTAGGACCCTTTATTGCGATTTTATCATTTGTCTTGGTAGCGATTATAACTGTGCTGTTCTTCCTGCCAGCATATGACGGTGAGATCGGATTTGATGTTACGATATTGCCGCTGCTGAATGCGATTTTTAATTGCTTCACCTTTATAGCGCTCGTTGTTGCGTTAGTTTCGATTTTGAAGAAAAATGTTCGTCTTCATCGGATGTTCATCGGAGCTGCTTTTACTTCTACAACGCTGTTTCTGATCTCGTATGTTTCCTATCATTATTTGACGGAATCAACGAAATACGGCGGCGAGGGCGCACTCCGCTCCATCTACTTTTTCGTTCTGCTCACCCATATTGTGCTCGCCATTGTAGTGGTGCCGCTCGCTTTGCTCTCCGTTGTACGCGGTCTGCAAATGAAGCTGGACAAGCATCGCAAAATCGCAAGATGGACGATGCCGATTTGGCTTTATGTCAGCTTTACAGGCGTTGTTGTATACTTGATGATTTCTCCGTATTATTGA
- a CDS encoding DUF1806 family protein, producing MNKISQHELNAALQSFITEEVYIHSEATSFIFVRNFKINLKEAFVAGEGPFRVALRFDGQGWLRIEALTHYEITKNGQLLLAGYDDIGRMNVALHLGKEPFPE from the coding sequence ATGAATAAAATTAGCCAGCATGAGCTGAATGCAGCGCTTCAATCATTTATAACAGAAGAGGTTTACATTCATAGCGAAGCCACCTCTTTTATTTTTGTGCGTAATTTTAAAATTAATCTTAAGGAAGCTTTTGTCGCTGGCGAGGGCCCGTTCCGGGTCGCTCTTCGTTTTGATGGGCAAGGCTGGCTGCGTATAGAGGCTCTTACCCATTATGAAATAACGAAGAATGGGCAGCTTCTATTAGCTGGTTATGATGATATTGGAAGAATGAACGTAGCACTGCATCTAGGGAAGGAGCCATTTCCGGAATGA
- a CDS encoding glucose-6-phosphate isomerase, whose product MSKTVQFDYSKALSFVGQHEIDYLTESVRLAHEQLHNGTGTGSDYLGWIDLPTNYDKEEFARIQKAADKIKSDSEVLIVIGIGGSYLGARAAIEALSHSFYNILPKEQRKTPQVLFAGNNISSTYVTHLLQLVEGRDWSINVISKSGTTTEPAIAFRVFRAALEKQYGKEEARKRIYATTDTEKGALKKLSSEEGYESFIIPDDVGGRYSVLTAVGLLPIAAAGINIEEIMQGAADASKEYSNPNLAENEAYQYAAARNALYRKGKVTEILVNYEPSLHFVSEWWKQLFGESEGKDYKGIFPAAVDFSTDLHSMGQFIQEGNRNIFETVIQVREVSEHISIEHDAADLDGLNFLTGKTMDFVNKKAFEGTLLAHTDGQVPNFIVNIADMTPYTFGYLVYFFEKACGISGYLSGVNPFDQPGVEAYKKNMFALLGKPGFEKEKAELEARL is encoded by the coding sequence ATGAGCAAAACAGTACAGTTCGATTACAGCAAAGCGCTGTCGTTTGTCGGCCAGCACGAAATTGATTATTTGACGGAATCCGTTCGTCTAGCGCATGAACAATTACATAACGGTACGGGCACGGGTTCAGATTACCTTGGCTGGATCGATCTGCCGACCAACTACGATAAAGAAGAGTTTGCCCGCATTCAGAAGGCCGCAGACAAGATTAAATCGGACTCCGAGGTGCTGATTGTTATCGGTATTGGCGGTTCGTATCTAGGTGCTCGCGCAGCTATTGAAGCGTTGTCGCATTCTTTTTATAATATTTTGCCGAAAGAGCAGCGCAAAACGCCTCAAGTATTGTTCGCAGGCAACAACATCAGCTCCACTTATGTGACTCACCTGCTGCAATTGGTTGAAGGCCGCGACTGGTCGATCAATGTGATCTCCAAATCAGGCACAACGACAGAGCCGGCAATCGCATTCCGCGTATTCCGCGCAGCGCTTGAGAAGCAATACGGCAAGGAAGAAGCACGCAAACGTATCTATGCAACAACAGATACTGAGAAGGGCGCTCTTAAGAAGCTTTCTTCTGAGGAAGGCTACGAATCGTTTATTATTCCTGACGATGTAGGCGGACGCTACTCCGTGCTTACAGCGGTAGGCTTGCTGCCAATCGCAGCTGCTGGAATCAATATCGAAGAAATTATGCAGGGCGCTGCCGATGCATCCAAAGAGTACAGCAATCCTAATCTTGCTGAGAACGAAGCGTACCAATACGCTGCAGCCCGCAACGCGCTGTATCGCAAAGGCAAAGTGACTGAAATTCTTGTGAACTACGAGCCATCGCTGCACTTTGTATCAGAATGGTGGAAACAGCTTTTTGGCGAAAGCGAAGGCAAGGACTACAAAGGTATTTTCCCGGCAGCAGTAGATTTCTCGACTGATTTGCACTCCATGGGCCAATTTATCCAAGAGGGCAACCGGAACATTTTTGAAACGGTCATTCAAGTAAGAGAAGTATCTGAGCATATCTCCATTGAGCATGACGCGGCTGATCTTGACGGCCTGAACTTCCTGACAGGCAAAACGATGGACTTCGTGAATAAGAAAGCTTTCGAAGGAACGCTTCTTGCGCATACGGACGGACAAGTTCCTAACTTTATCGTAAACATTGCCGACATGACGCCATACACGTTCGGATACCTGGTTTATTTCTTCGAGAAAGCATGCGGAATCAGCGGTTACCTGTCTGGCGTTAATCCGTTTGACCAACCAGGCGTTGAAGCATACAAGAAAAATATGTTCGCATTGCTCGGCAAGCCAGGCTTCGAGAAAGAAAAAGCTGAGCTTGAAGCAAGGCTGTAA
- a CDS encoding YigZ family protein, with product MLERYRTVRQQASAEIVIKKSRFIGYAKPVESEEEAVAFINEIKQLHKQATHNCSAYMIGERDQFQKASDDGEPSGTAGKPILEVIKHKGLKNVAVVVTRYFGGIMLGAGGLVRAYTDGAVAGIEAADEIVKVLHREVIVDVDYTWYGKLENVLHGKGTRVGAVDFTDRVIVRCLPEAPEAEAFIAWITDLTQGQAIITEGENVYHIEGE from the coding sequence ATGCTTGAGAGATATAGAACGGTCAGGCAGCAGGCAAGCGCTGAGATCGTTATTAAGAAATCACGCTTCATCGGTTATGCGAAGCCCGTGGAATCGGAAGAGGAAGCCGTCGCTTTCATAAATGAGATCAAGCAGCTGCATAAGCAGGCGACGCACAATTGCTCTGCTTATATGATAGGCGAGCGCGACCAGTTCCAGAAGGCATCCGATGACGGAGAGCCAAGCGGAACGGCGGGCAAGCCCATTCTTGAGGTCATTAAGCATAAGGGACTCAAAAATGTCGCCGTCGTTGTGACGCGGTATTTTGGAGGCATAATGCTGGGAGCAGGCGGACTCGTACGAGCTTACACGGACGGCGCGGTAGCTGGCATTGAAGCGGCTGATGAAATCGTTAAGGTATTGCATCGCGAAGTCATTGTTGATGTGGATTACACGTGGTATGGCAAGCTGGAAAATGTGCTGCATGGCAAAGGAACACGAGTGGGCGCTGTGGATTTCACAGATCGCGTTATCGTGCGCTGCCTGCCGGAAGCACCTGAAGCAGAAGCCTTCATCGCGTGGATAACAGATCTCACACAAGGACAAGCTATCATTACAGAGGGCGAAAATGTTTATCATATTGAAGGTGAATGA
- a CDS encoding ABC transporter ATP-binding protein produces the protein MHIEVRNLDKNFGDFHAVKDVSFEIEKGHLIGLLGPSGGGKTSILRMLAGLESPSSGDIIFHGKRVNDLPPQERGIGFVFQNYALFKHMTVYDNIAFGLKVKKQSKEQIRERVMYLVELTGLKGFEHRYAHQLSGGQRQRVAFARALAPEPQLLLLDEPFAAIDAKIRTELRTWLKEMIERVGITTIFVTHDQEEAIEVADEIMIISKGKLEQKGSPWDIYKSPATPFVAGFIGESTIVDNISQLKGFEDAAVQPGTKALIRPEYIEIGKPGEIKLASATLPGKVKQLHFRGSEWMVELLVGDTKLITYRSLEKEVLHPGDQVSVLVHRAYLFNDNDSWIAENKLKVDPMPIHI, from the coding sequence ATGCATATTGAGGTACGGAACCTAGATAAAAATTTTGGCGATTTTCATGCGGTGAAGGATGTTAGCTTTGAAATCGAAAAAGGTCATCTGATCGGCTTGCTCGGCCCGAGCGGCGGCGGTAAAACGTCCATACTTCGTATGCTAGCGGGGCTTGAATCACCCTCCTCAGGCGATATTATTTTCCATGGAAAACGCGTGAACGATCTGCCGCCGCAGGAGCGCGGAATTGGCTTCGTCTTTCAAAACTATGCTTTGTTCAAGCATATGACCGTATATGATAACATTGCTTTCGGCTTAAAGGTGAAGAAGCAATCGAAGGAGCAAATACGCGAGCGCGTGATGTATCTGGTTGAGCTGACGGGTCTTAAGGGCTTTGAGCATCGTTATGCGCATCAGCTCTCAGGGGGACAACGTCAGCGTGTCGCTTTCGCGAGAGCCTTGGCTCCTGAGCCGCAGCTGCTGCTTCTCGATGAGCCGTTCGCTGCGATTGATGCGAAGATTCGAACGGAGCTTCGGACATGGCTGAAGGAAATGATTGAGCGTGTCGGCATTACAACGATTTTCGTTACGCACGATCAAGAGGAAGCGATTGAAGTAGCAGATGAAATTATGATTATCAGCAAGGGCAAGCTAGAGCAAAAGGGCAGCCCGTGGGATATTTATAAAAGCCCAGCAACGCCGTTTGTCGCCGGCTTCATCGGTGAATCCACCATCGTGGACAATATTTCGCAGCTTAAGGGCTTCGAGGATGCAGCGGTCCAGCCAGGTACGAAAGCACTTATTCGTCCGGAATATATTGAAATCGGCAAGCCGGGAGAAATTAAGCTAGCCTCTGCGACATTGCCTGGAAAAGTGAAGCAATTGCATTTCCGCGGCAGTGAATGGATGGTTGAGCTGCTCGTTGGCGATACGAAGCTAATTACGTACCGTTCGCTTGAGAAGGAAGTGCTGCATCCGGGTGATCAAGTAAGCGTGCTCGTTCATCGTGCCTATTTGTTCAATGATAACGACAGCTGGATTGCGGAAAATAAACTAAAAGTCGATCCTATGCCTATTCATATTTAA
- a CDS encoding family 43 glycosylhydrolase, producing MENIARLYNGQAWKDTDGHTIRAHGGWMLQQDGYYYWFGEDRTDGKKVSCYRSSDLSCWENRGAVLTLKSKVRPTYYRTSLEMYSPDQEDIGYGQGAVIERPKVLRNERTGKYVMWMHWENGRDYHDARCAVATCDTIDGDYVYHGSFNPIGYMSRDCTVFQDDDGSAYFISAARDNADLLVYRLSDDYLSIDEHVKTLWPGQYREAPAVMKRNGVYFLITSACTGWLPNQGTYAYADSLTGKWSQLLPFGDSTTYDSQPAFIMPLQVQGKTEYLYVGDRWDPSSYHDSTYVFLPLSFPMDKEMKVDWADHFTLNHFTDSIENTLHSGMHRIKSCGAERYLAVQQTAGEEAAVNGKMLSYLAEEQKWIVEQAEDDGYVLFKNVFDGRYLAASLSSDELPEGDGKVLLVQKGAHGCCCEWALKDADDEGKILIRNRMSGKVLSTRNRTGESLAHPSVHVEEAVEHDPRKGRDPQLFEILAVY from the coding sequence ATGGAAAACATAGCAAGGCTCTACAACGGACAAGCTTGGAAGGATACGGATGGTCATACGATAAGAGCACATGGCGGGTGGATGCTCCAGCAGGACGGCTATTATTATTGGTTCGGAGAGGATCGTACGGATGGTAAAAAGGTATCCTGCTATCGCTCCAGCGATTTAAGCTGCTGGGAGAATAGAGGAGCAGTACTGACGCTGAAATCCAAGGTTCGGCCTACGTATTACCGGACCTCGCTGGAGATGTATTCTCCAGATCAAGAAGATATTGGATACGGACAAGGTGCCGTCATCGAGCGTCCGAAGGTGCTTCGCAACGAGCGCACTGGCAAATATGTCATGTGGATGCACTGGGAAAATGGCCGGGATTATCATGATGCCCGTTGTGCCGTTGCAACATGTGATACGATCGATGGCGACTATGTTTATCATGGCAGCTTTAATCCAATCGGCTATATGTCAAGGGATTGCACCGTATTTCAGGACGATGACGGCAGCGCCTACTTTATCTCAGCTGCTAGAGATAACGCAGATCTTCTCGTATACAGACTGTCGGATGATTATTTGAGCATTGATGAGCATGTGAAGACGCTATGGCCGGGTCAATATCGCGAGGCACCTGCAGTGATGAAACGAAACGGTGTATATTTCCTCATTACTTCCGCTTGCACCGGCTGGCTGCCGAATCAGGGAACCTATGCTTATGCTGACAGCCTAACCGGCAAATGGTCGCAGCTATTGCCGTTTGGCGATTCGACAACCTATGATTCGCAGCCGGCATTCATTATGCCGCTTCAGGTCCAGGGTAAGACAGAATATTTGTATGTAGGGGATCGCTGGGACCCGTCAAGCTATCATGACTCCACTTACGTGTTTTTACCGCTTAGCTTTCCTATGGATAAGGAAATGAAGGTGGACTGGGCTGACCATTTTACGTTAAATCACTTTACGGATTCGATTGAGAATACGCTGCATAGCGGCATGCATCGCATCAAAAGCTGCGGCGCAGAACGTTATTTGGCAGTACAGCAGACAGCAGGTGAAGAAGCTGCCGTCAACGGCAAGATGCTGTCTTATTTGGCAGAAGAGCAAAAATGGATCGTGGAGCAGGCTGAGGATGACGGATATGTTCTCTTCAAAAACGTATTTGACGGTCGATACCTAGCTGCATCGTTATCTTCTGATGAGCTGCCTGAGGGTGATGGGAAAGTATTATTGGTGCAAAAGGGAGCGCACGGCTGCTGCTGCGAATGGGCGCTTAAGGATGCCGATGACGAGGGGAAAATCCTTATTCGAAATCGCATGTCTGGAAAAGTGCTGAGTACCCGAAATAGGACTGGAGAATCACTAGCGCACCCTTCTGTCCATGTAGAAGAGGCGGTGGAGCATGATCCGCGAAAGGGACGTGATCCGCAGCTCTTTGAGATATTAGCCGTTTATTGA
- a CDS encoding NAD(P)-dependent oxidoreductase — protein sequence MKKIGFIGLGVMGLAMASNLLRKGFEVSVYNRTPGRADTLTQLGAAVLDSPAAVASTADIVITMISNDAAIREVYWGENGIFAGVRSGSTLIDSSTISPALARELAAEAEALGAAFLDAPVTGSKPAAEGGTLVFMVGGLAEQISKVEDVLLAMGRKVIPMGANGSGSIAKLAHNTIVGINVVALAEGMAIAASGGIDGASFVELVQSGGAASKAAEMKGPKLLEGNYDVQFSLELMLKDLRLSSVLSDSLNVPTPLLEASKTLFQVGDAMGLGALDMSSVGQAYEQWIGRKLSGAPKQSD from the coding sequence ATGAAAAAAATCGGTTTTATCGGGTTAGGCGTTATGGGTCTTGCTATGGCAAGCAATCTGCTGCGCAAAGGCTTCGAGGTTAGTGTATATAACCGTACACCTGGCAGAGCAGACACACTTACCCAGCTTGGAGCCGCTGTGCTTGATTCACCGGCAGCTGTTGCCAGTACGGCAGATATTGTCATTACGATGATCAGCAACGATGCTGCTATTCGCGAAGTATATTGGGGCGAGAATGGTATTTTCGCAGGTGTACGCAGCGGCAGCACCCTAATTGACAGCAGCACGATATCGCCAGCGCTCGCTCGTGAGCTTGCAGCAGAAGCTGAGGCCCTAGGCGCCGCATTCCTTGATGCCCCCGTAACCGGCAGCAAGCCAGCCGCTGAAGGCGGTACGCTTGTGTTTATGGTCGGCGGGCTTGCCGAGCAGATCAGCAAGGTTGAAGATGTGTTGCTTGCTATGGGCCGCAAGGTCATACCGATGGGTGCGAATGGAAGCGGCTCAATAGCTAAGCTTGCGCATAACACAATTGTTGGCATCAATGTTGTTGCCCTTGCTGAGGGAATGGCCATTGCAGCTAGCGGCGGCATCGACGGCGCCTCGTTTGTCGAGCTTGTTCAATCCGGCGGCGCAGCCAGCAAGGCAGCTGAGATGAAAGGACCTAAGCTGCTTGAAGGCAACTATGACGTGCAATTCTCGCTTGAGCTTATGCTGAAGGACCTAAGACTATCCTCTGTTCTATCCGACAGCCTGAATGTCCCTACGCCGCTTCTTGAGGCTTCTAAGACACTGTTTCAGGTAGGGGATGCCATGGGACTAGGCGCGCTCGATATGTCCAGTGTTGGACAAGCCTATGAGCAATGGATCGGACGCAAGCTCAGCGGCGCTCCGAAGCAAAGTGACTAA
- a CDS encoding sulfate ABC transporter permease subunit, with protein MRRLWITLTYIVFGVLLIVPLIKIFTGSWADGWSGFIEGITRPQSLHALMMTGIIVVVVTALNTVFGIMLAMYLVRAEWIGKRLKRLLNSLVDLPFAVSPVIGGLMIVLILGPNTIIGALFEDAGFKIVYALPGMILATLFVTFPLMVREVMPVLQEIGAQQEEAASTLGAYSWYTFWKVTWPSIRWGVIYGVVLTVARSLGEFGAVLVVSGNIMNKTQTATTLVYQDVENFNVVAANGVALVLAAFSVGLLLLMEWAKKRKEVH; from the coding sequence ATGAGAAGACTATGGATTACATTAACTTATATTGTTTTTGGAGTATTGCTTATTGTACCGCTAATAAAAATATTCACTGGCTCATGGGCGGACGGCTGGAGCGGCTTTATAGAAGGGATCACGAGGCCGCAGTCGCTGCACGCTCTAATGATGACAGGAATAATCGTTGTTGTCGTTACGGCCTTGAATACGGTGTTTGGCATTATGCTGGCGATGTATCTTGTGCGTGCGGAATGGATCGGGAAGCGATTGAAAAGGCTGCTTAACAGCTTGGTTGATTTGCCTTTCGCAGTATCACCGGTTATTGGCGGCTTGATGATTGTTCTTATTTTGGGGCCAAATACGATTATCGGCGCGTTGTTCGAGGACGCTGGCTTCAAAATCGTATACGCATTGCCCGGAATGATACTAGCGACGCTGTTCGTAACATTCCCGCTGATGGTGCGCGAGGTCATGCCGGTGCTTCAGGAGATTGGCGCACAGCAGGAGGAAGCGGCATCTACACTAGGCGCATACTCTTGGTATACCTTCTGGAAGGTGACTTGGCCTTCCATTCGCTGGGGCGTCATCTATGGGGTTGTATTGACGGTCGCTCGCTCGCTTGGTGAATTTGGCGCAGTGCTCGTCGTGTCAGGGAATATTATGAACAAAACACAAACGGCGACAACACTCGTTTATCAGGATGTAGAAAACTTTAACGTTGTTGCAGCTAACGGCGTTGCCCTTGTTCTAGCGGCATTTTCCGTCGGATTGCTGCTGCTGATGGAATGGGCGAAAAAACGGAAGGAAGTGCATTAA
- a CDS encoding response regulator: protein MYEVLIVDDERSVVEGVAATLPCDELKISTIHKAFSVTDALSIMRRSSIDLIITDIRMPGISGLELMDKVHETSPSTQCILLTGYAEFEYAKRAIIGGASDYLLKPVNDDDLIRAVDKALGTVRREWEALISRDHTLKTMRDNLPLLRRDLLLELLQGHALPRAALDERLSSLMIPLSQGDSVALLLIRMEEPFVHYNYKDRTLLEYAVSNVAEEVLRDHCQVWLCKETHGYLAFVVKRSVKEQPRGVPKSSAREQLERLGELIQRQVQTYLKGAVSVVIGEEGPFPEHLALTYSSALTAFRKHISSGKGYLVSLGEHQERASVQTLRQLYEPPTVQDLLEAGRWDAFEAKLSLIFKELEQDFSDSAEHAFETFCAVTGALAFIAHKSGYGLFDFLPPSERASLTFESFETFGQLKEGLFRLSALMRTSLEREAADGHSKLIYKVHRFIEEHLDKPISLQMIGEYVHLHPVYVSQMYKSVTGESLTDYMLRIRMEKSAYLLKTTNLKIYEIGNKFSYQNAPYFIKQFKKVYGKTPQEFRDEHSV, encoded by the coding sequence ATGTACGAAGTATTGATCGTGGATGACGAAAGATCGGTTGTTGAAGGTGTTGCAGCCACGCTGCCATGTGATGAATTGAAAATAAGCACGATCCATAAAGCATTCTCCGTTACAGATGCGCTAAGCATTATGAGACGAAGCTCTATTGATCTAATTATTACTGACATTCGAATGCCCGGTATTTCTGGTCTGGAGCTGATGGATAAGGTGCACGAAACCTCGCCATCCACGCAGTGTATTTTGCTAACGGGATATGCGGAGTTTGAATATGCCAAGCGTGCGATTATTGGCGGAGCATCTGACTATCTGCTGAAGCCGGTAAATGATGATGATTTGATTCGAGCAGTTGATAAGGCGCTGGGAACGGTACGGAGGGAGTGGGAGGCGCTCATTTCTCGAGACCACACGTTGAAAACGATGCGAGACAATTTGCCGCTGCTGCGCAGGGATTTGCTCCTTGAGCTGCTGCAGGGGCATGCGCTACCCAGAGCTGCTTTGGATGAGAGGCTTTCATCGCTCATGATTCCGCTCTCGCAAGGAGATTCTGTCGCATTGCTGCTGATCAGGATGGAGGAGCCCTTCGTTCATTATAATTATAAGGATCGTACACTGCTTGAATATGCGGTTAGCAACGTTGCTGAAGAGGTGCTGCGTGATCACTGCCAGGTATGGCTCTGCAAGGAAACACATGGTTATTTGGCATTTGTAGTAAAGCGAAGCGTTAAAGAGCAGCCGCGGGGCGTACCGAAATCCTCTGCGAGAGAACAGCTTGAGCGTCTGGGAGAGTTGATTCAAAGACAGGTTCAAACTTATTTGAAAGGTGCTGTGTCCGTTGTAATCGGCGAGGAAGGACCTTTCCCTGAGCATTTGGCATTGACCTACAGCAGCGCGCTCACTGCATTCCGCAAGCATATTAGCAGCGGCAAGGGATATTTGGTTTCCCTTGGCGAGCATCAAGAACGAGCATCGGTGCAAACACTTAGGCAGCTCTATGAGCCTCCGACGGTTCAGGACCTATTGGAGGCGGGACGTTGGGATGCCTTCGAGGCAAAGCTTTCGCTTATCTTTAAGGAGCTTGAACAGGACTTTAGCGATTCGGCCGAGCATGCCTTTGAGACCTTCTGTGCCGTGACCGGCGCCTTAGCCTTCATAGCTCATAAAAGCGGTTATGGCTTGTTTGATTTCCTGCCGCCCAGCGAGCGTGCTTCCTTGACCTTTGAATCGTTCGAAACGTTCGGACAGCTTAAGGAAGGATTATTCCGATTGTCTGCTCTTATGCGCACATCGCTGGAGCGAGAGGCGGCGGACGGTCATTCCAAGCTGATCTACAAGGTTCACAGGTTTATCGAGGAGCATTTGGATAAACCGATTTCTCTTCAGATGATCGGAGAATATGTCCATCTTCATCCTGTTTATGTATCGCAAATGTATAAATCGGTTACAGGGGAAAGTCTAACAGACTATATGCTTCGCATACGTATGGAGAAATCTGCTTATTTATTGAAGACAACCAATTTAAAAATATACGAAATCGGAAACAAATTCAGCTATCAGAATGCACCTTATTTTATTAAGCAGTTCAAGAAGGTATACGGAAAGACGCCGCAAGAATTCAGGGATGAACATTCTGTTTAA
- the cysT gene encoding sulfate ABC transporter permease subunit CysT, translating to MNALFRGKGWSFGFRSTIMLYFIILIVLPIVGIYTQSFSLGWAPFWESVSDPLAWKAVLLTVRLAIVATVLNMFLGTMIGWVLIRYRFPGRRFLNSLVDLPFALPTAVGGLMILLLLGPNSFVGGLAQKFGIEIVFHEPAIVIAMLFVTFPFVIRAIQPLLEEMDKSEEEAAYTLGATRAKTFFSVIFPTMLPGILSGAMLAFSRGIAEFGAVVLVAGNIPGKTLIASVYIFGEIESSNPQGAAAVSVMLLTLSFLILWTVNLIQGRRGGQ from the coding sequence GTGAATGCTTTGTTTCGTGGAAAAGGGTGGAGCTTCGGCTTTCGGAGCACCATTATGCTTTATTTTATCATCCTAATCGTTCTACCTATCGTCGGCATTTATACGCAATCCTTCTCGCTTGGATGGGCCCCTTTCTGGGAAAGTGTTTCTGATCCTTTAGCTTGGAAAGCTGTGCTGCTTACGGTGAGATTGGCAATTGTTGCAACAGTGCTCAATATGTTTCTTGGCACGATGATCGGCTGGGTGCTTATTCGCTATCGTTTCCCAGGACGACGGTTTCTCAACAGTCTAGTGGATCTGCCATTCGCATTGCCTACAGCAGTAGGCGGGCTAATGATTTTACTGCTGCTTGGACCTAATAGCTTTGTCGGGGGACTAGCACAGAAGTTTGGAATCGAAATTGTATTTCATGAACCGGCAATTGTCATTGCGATGCTGTTCGTTACGTTTCCCTTTGTCATTCGTGCAATTCAGCCGCTGCTGGAGGAAATGGACAAATCAGAGGAAGAAGCTGCTTATACGTTAGGCGCCACACGCGCAAAGACGTTTTTCAGCGTTATATTTCCAACGATGCTGCCGGGTATCCTAAGCGGCGCAATGCTGGCCTTCTCGCGAGGGATTGCAGAGTTTGGCGCTGTCGTACTCGTTGCAGGCAATATCCCAGGCAAAACCTTAATCGCATCTGTTTATATTTTTGGAGAAATTGAAAGCAGTAATCCGCAGGGCGCGGCGGCTGTATCGGTCATGCTGCTCACGCTATCCTTCCTCATTCTATGGACGGTCAACCTCATTCAAGGCAGGAGGGGCGGTCAATGA